Within Chlamydia pneumoniae TW-183, the genomic segment ACTTTTGAATGACAACTTTTTTATCATTTAAAATTTTGTTTTTCTTATAACTCCTGCATTGTTGTCTTCATATTTATAGGAATCGCAAGATAGTTATGGGTCTGTCGGTTGCTTGCAGAACCAAGGGAGTATCGCTTTCCGTTGTACGGGTGGAGGAGATGAAGAATCAGAACTCTCATTGCCTGATGATTGATGTTCTAGATCTTCTATAGGGAGGGGGACGGTTTTTTTCAATAGCACAGGTTTTCTTTTTTTCGACGGAACCATGGGTTTTGGTGCTGATCTCTTATGTATGCTACTTGTCGTTCTATGTAAGGAGTGTTTAGTTTTCTTCTTCTTCTTTGAGCTTTCTGTTGTTGAAGTTTTAGACTCTTTTGTAGTTGCCGTATGAGGTGCTTTTCCCTTGGCTTTGCGATGGAGTTCAGGGGAAGATTCATCAGAGGATTCAATTTCAGAAGAACGCTTGCTTTGCCTAGGTGAATGGTGTTCATCAGAGATGTGAGGACTCTCTTCACCACTTTTGAATTTGTTTGTTACATAGTTGACGCCTTTTTCTAATTGCGTTCTTATGAAGTTTTTTGGTTCGTGGTCATGATGTGGGGAGAGTTGCGGGCTCCCTTTTCTAGACGCAGATTTTGTAGGTTGTGATTCAGAGGCATCTTTTGGGGCAATTTCTTTTGTTTTTTTTGTGGATATCCAATTAATGAGACACGGATTGAAAATACTCAAGAGCACTAGAAGTGCCAATGAGCTTAAACAAAGAGGAATTCCTACAGAGGGAATAAACATGCATAGCATAGCTCCAACAAGAACTACGACGACGAGAACGCATATAATGATTAGGTAAGCAATGTTGCAAATGTCTCGAATCGATTTGGAAGGAGCCGCTTGTTTGATCGGTTGAGGTTTATGGAAATACGAAGTCACTGAGTTGCGCAGGCTAGGAATAAGATGGGACATAGCAAAGTTAGATTAAAGCTCTCTGAAAAGAACAGCTTATGTATTCAAGGTCTGTTTGTAAATATACAGACTTTTTTATACGCATTAAATCTACCTTAATGCGTATAAAAATAGTGATTCTCAAGAGAACAAGGGTTCAACTTGGCTTTCTATTTTAGCTTGGGAAAAGCAACTTTGAGAACATCATCATAGTGTGAAACAAAATGTATTTTCAACCCTGTTTTCAGATATGCAGGAAGCTCTTCATAGTCTCTACGGTTGTCTTCAGGGAAAATCAAGATGTTCAATCGTGATCTTCGAGCTGCAATCAGTTTCTCTCGAATGCCTCCTACACCTAAAACACGACCTGTAAGAGTAATTTCTCCAGTCATTCCCAAATTATTCACTACCGGAGTTTCCAACAGCAACGAAAGGAGAGAGGTCACCATAGTAATTCCTGCAGAAGGACCGTCTTTAGGGGTGGCTCCCTCAGGAATGTGGATATGTACTTGAGACTTTGGAAAGAACGTATAGCCTGGGGCATACCGATGGAGAGCACTGTGAAGGTAGGTCCAAGCAATCTGAGAAGACTCCTTCATTACTTCCCCAGCCTGACCTGTAAGGTGCATGTCTGTTTTGAGTGAGGACACCTGTACACTTTCTATATATAACGTTGCTCCACCTAAAGAGGTCCAGGCAAGTCCTGTGGCCACTCCTACAGGAGTGGATTCATAGAAGCGATCGCTAGAAAATATCGGTTTCCCTAAGTAGGTCTGCAGATTTTTCGAAGAGATTTTAAAAGTAATCTTCTTAGATTTGGGTTTTTCTTGATTTTGAACAATCTTTAAAGCAACTTTCCTCAATACTTTTTTGATATTCCCATTAAGAGTACGTACCCCAGCTTCTCGTGCATAGTTATTGATCATGTACTTTAAAGCTTCAGGTTGGAAATTCACTTCGCTTGCTGTTAAACCGATTTCTTTGCGAGCTTTGGGAACTAGATACTTTTTAGCAATTTGAAGTTTCTCTTCTAAAATGTAGCCAGAAAGTCGGAGAATCTCCATGCGATCTAAAAGAGGATCCGGAATGGTATCTAGAACATTGGCAGTTAAAATGAATAGTACATTGGATAGATCAACACGTACGTCTAAATAATGATCAAGAAAATCTTTGTTTTGCTCAGGATCTAAAACCTCTAATAAGGCAGAGGCAGGATCTCCATGATAACTCGCACCAATTTTATCTACCTCATCAATCATAATCACAGGATTCATAGCTTGGCTTTGCTTGAGCGCCTGGACCATTTTTCCTGGCATTGCCCCAATATAGGTGCGGCGATGCCCCTTGATCTCGGCCTCATCACGCATGCCTCCTACTGAGAAACGGAAGAACTTTCTATGCAGGACTTTAGCAATGCTGCGCCCTATGCTTGTTTTCCCAACTCCTGGAGGGCCTACAAGACAGATGATACTTCCTTTTAATCCTTTGGAAAGCTTACCTACACTGATTAACTCGAGAATGCGTTGTTTAATCTCATCAAGGCCATAGTGATCCTTGTTCAGGACGATTTCTGCTTTCTTTAAGTCATGGTATTCTTTACTTTGTATGCCCCAAGGAATGATTGTCAGCCAATCCAGGTAATTGCGGCATACGGTATATTCCGCCGAAGAAGTTTCTAAAGTCTGAAGTTTTTCAATTTCATCTTGAATCACTTCCATAGCATAATCAGGAACATGGCGTTTTCTTAGCCTTTCCGAAAACTTCTCTATATCAATAGCGCGGTCTTCTTTCTCTAACCCCAGTTCTTTTTTAATCGTTTTTAACTGCTCTTTTAAGAAGAATTCCTTTTGGCTTTTTGTAATCGTAGCTTCAATTTTTTGATTAATGCTGCTCTGGAGGCGGCTTAAGTCTAATTCCTTTTTTAGTAAGATCAGTGCCTTATCAATGCGATCATGCATGTTGGTGGTCTCTAAGACCTCTTGGAGCTCTTCCCGAGTTGCTGTTGTTAAAGCAACAGAGAAATCCGCAAGCTTGCCTGGTTCAGTAAAATCCGAATGACCAAGAAAAATTTGTAGTTCTTCTTTAAAGAGAGGATTTAGTTTTAAAAGGTCTTTGATGACAGAGACAATACTAATAGAGTACGCTTTTAGCTCTTCTGTAAGCTCTTTATTGTCCGCATGATAGGAAACTCGAGCTTTAAGATATTTGTCTTTAATGGGTTCTATAATCCGAATACGCTCTTCAATGCTTAAAAGAACTTGAGCACTGCCACCCTCGATTGGCATGATACGGAGGATTCTTGCGGCAACTCCAGTTTTATGCAGCTGGTTGAAGCTCACTTTTAAAATATCGGCGTTCTCTTTTTTGGTTAAGACAAGACCAATATATTTTTGAGACGACTTCGCTAAAACCTTTAATACTTCATAATAAGGACCTGACTCAATAAGAATGGGAGCCGCCATTCCGGGGAAAAAAGGTCGTTTATTTAATGGCAGGATAAATAACTCAGAAGGCAGCAAACGCTCCGTAGACTGATCTTCGGATTCCTCTTCAGATTCATCTAAAAGCTTTTCAACATCTTCTGGATTTGGATCTAAGATGGGGGAGTCGCTATTGGTTGTAGAGTCCACAATTGTCCTTATGCTCGGCTATATTTGTCTGTCGCTCCAGTAAATACGGCTCTTTTTCTCTAGGGTAAAAAGAGGGAGCGATTTTAAAAGATTGCATATTTCGCTATACTACAAAATAGATGCAATTAGCGCATATATACAACTTCTAAAAAATATCTAGAAGGGATTAAAGATTAGGAAAGACTCGTGTTTAAGGCAAATCGTCTTTTTTTATTTTTTCAAAAAAAATAGTTTGTATCTACTGTTTAAAATTGCTCAGAGATAAGGGATTAAGAAAAACTCCATTGTTTTTGAGTTTTTTACTTTTATAGGGGGTAGATTTTCCAAGGGAAAAACGTCAGTAGTCCAAATCCAGCCTTTTTGTCCTTCGTTTGCATTGAAGGTAAATGCAGGGATCGGAAGACAAAAGAACACGCTTGCATTGTTTTTAATTTAACAGCCATTTCCTCTTGTTGTTCTTTATGATAATTAAGAGCCCGTTCCTCGCCTGAAATATTTGGAACAGATACCAAGGAATGAAAATAGAAGTTAGGGAGAAGGGAATTATAAGAGAAGCCAATATCTTGCTTTGGTGAAGGAGCTTGACCAAGATCTGTGATTTTAGTGAAAGAAAACCCTTCTTGTATAAGCTCGTTATAGGTTTTTCCAGAACGCACTAAAATGTGTAGCGCATGAATTTTCTTTAATGTTGTAGGAGATGGTAAAGGAAGACTGAGGTTTTCTTGGTCAGGTGTAAGTGTTTTTTTCAAATCCTCCTTCTTAACATCTAGGATTAGACCACGATACTTGAAGAATAAGATAATGCGTAAAACGATCTTAATAAAGAGAGCTAGAATCAGAGGAAGAATTAAAATATAGGAGAGAATTTTTATTATTTTTTCAGATTTCGAGATTGGGAGGGCATGATCAACAGATAGAAAGGTAGCTCCAGAAACTCCTGTGATGATAACAGAAGTGTCTCCTCCCAAATGTAAATAGTGTTCAACGATATTGGAACATTTTTCAATAATGCCAGAGCTTTTTCCTAAGTAAGGAAGAAAAGATAAGGACTGATCCGAGAAGACTATAGGATGAAAAAACTGAAGAAACATACGTTAGAATTTTTATTTTTTTTATATTATAACGTACTAGCCTTCAAAAAGTAACTATTCTTTATGGCTTAGTCTTGTTTCTCTCAGAATTTAGATAAACATAAAATTTGATCTTCAGTTCCATAACAGAACGACTCCAAATAATCTCTTGTAATTGTGCGGCCATAGTTGGGGGGATTCTTGGATCTTCAATCTCAAATGAATTCAGATATTGAAAACGGGACGTCCCATAGAGAATATCGGATTGGGTAGCTTCTCGTTTGCCTAGTTGTTGGCGTAAGCTTATTAAACTACTCTTAATAGAAGTAGTTCTCAATTTGATTTGAAATTTTTTCAAGAGTTCCTGACCCCCTTTCCTAAGCAAGGAAGAATCGAGTAGCATTGGGCGTAAAAGTATATAGGAGTAACAAAATCGCAACCCATCGTTCATCCTTATATTTAGAGCGGCGAAGAATCTAATGTATCTGAATAAATTAAAACAATAAATGTTTTCATTTCTTTCATTTTTATTTGATTAAAAGGGGTTTGTTGGTATAGTTTATTTTTTTATATCAAAAATCGACGCATGTACTTCTATAAGTATGTTATCATAGATACTTCTGGATACTATCCATTCTTAGCTTGTGTGGATAATCAACAAGTGCTGGAGCATTGGTCTTTGCCAGTCGGTCCAGATCTTGGAATTGTTTTAGAGTTTCTTTTTAAAAGTAAAAATCTCTCTTTTCAGGGAGTTGCTGTGGCTCTAGGTCCAGGAAACTTTTCTGCAACACGGATAGGGATTTCTTTCGCTCAAGGATTGGCAATGGCAAAGAATGTGCCTTTGCTAGGATATAGCTCTTTGGAAGGATACTTATTATCTAAAGATGAAAAAAAGGCTTTAATGCTTCCTTTGGGGAAACGTGGAGGCGTCCTGACTTTAAGCTCTGAGATTCCTGAAGAGGGCTTGAATGAAAAAAGGAGAGGGGTGGGGCCGGGAGCTTTGCTCTCTTATGAAGAGGCCTCTGATTACTGCGTTGCTCATGGATATTATCATGTGATTTCTCCTAATCCGCAGCTCTTTGCGAGCAGTTTTTCTGATAAGATCACCGTAGAAGAAGTTGCTCCTTCGGTAGAACAGATCCGCAGGCACGTGATTTCTCAATTCATGTTTGTAGAATATGACAAGCAGCTCTCTCCTGATTACCGTAGCTATTCATGTATTTTTTGATTTGTATTTTCTAAATATTTTTTACATTGTTGCTTCCGAATCGATTCAACTATCCCTTGAAGCCTAATAGAAGTAGTGGTACAATCGAGGCTCTTCTAAAAGACATAGTAAAAAGATTATTATTGTGTTTATAGAAGGCCAGAGATTTGTTATTTATTGCGTAATAATAAGGTAATGCATGCCCAGTGTTAAAGTTCGAGTTGGAGAGCCTGTAGATCGTGCTCTGCGCATCTTAAAAAAGAAAATAGATAAAGAAGGGATTTTAAAAGCTGCTAAATCCCATCGCTTTTATGACAAGCCTTCTGTCAAGAAACGAGCTAAATCTAAGGCTGCGGCTAAGTATCGTAGTCGTTAATTGGCAATGTCGTATTCGTTGGTAGTGTTTCAGGTATGGATTATTATTCAATTTTAGGCATTTCTAAAACTGCTTCCGCAGAAGAAATTAAAAAAGCCTATCGCAAATTAGCTGTTAAATATCATCCGGATAAAAATCCTGGGGATGCTGCAGCGGAAAAACGCTTCAAAGAAGTTTCCGAAGCTTATGAAGTTCTCAGTGATCCTCAGAAGCGCGACTCTTACGATCGTTTCGGTAAGGACGGTCCTTTTGCTGGAGCCGGTGGCTTTGGTGGCGCTGGAGGCATGGGGAACATGGAAGATGCCTTGCGCACTTTCATGGGAGCCTTTGGCGGAGAGTTCGGAGGTGGAAGCTTCTTTGATGGTCTTTTTGGTGGGCTTGGTGAAGCTTTTGGAATGCGCTCAGATCCTGCAGGCGCTCGTCAAGGAGCCAGTAAGAAAGTTCATATTAATTTGACTTTTGAAGAAGCAGCTCATGGTGTTGAGAAGGAACTTGTAGTTTCTGGATATAAATCTTGTGAAACCTGTTCTGGTCAAGGAGCTGTAAACCCTCAAGGGATTAAATCCTGCGAACGTTGCAAAGGTTCGGGACAAGTGGTACAGAGTCGTGGATTTTTCTCCATGGCCTCTACATGTCCAGAATGCGGTGGCGAAGGCCGTATTATCACAGACCCTTGTTCTTCATGTCGCGGCCAAGGAAGAGTTAAAGATAAACGTAGTGTCCATGTGCATATCCCCGCAGGTGTGGATTCTGGAATGCGCTTGAAGATGGAAGGCTATGGAGATGCAGGCCAAAATGGAGCTCCCTCCGGAGATCTCTATGTCTTTATTGATGTAGAGTCTCATCCCGTATTTGAGCGTCGTGGAGATGACTTGATCCTAGAGCTTCCCATTGGTTTTGTAGATGCTGCTCTCGGTATGAAGAAAGAAATTCCTACGTTATTGAAGACAGAAGGATCGTGTCGTCTTACGGTTCCTGAAGGAATTCAAAGTGGAACCATTTTAAAAGTAAGAAATCAGGGCTTTCCTAATGTTCATGGGAAAGGTCGTGGAGATCTTTTAGTTCGCATTTCTGTAGAAACTCCTCAAAATTTATCAGAAGAGCAAAAAGAACTTTTACGTACTTTTGCTTCTACAGAAAAAGCAGAGAACTTTCCTAAGAAGCGTAGCTTTTTAGATAAAATCAAAGGTTTTTTTTCTGACTTCACAGTATAAGAAGGAGAAAAGACCGACTTTAGCTGAGAGAGATCCATGGGAGTAGTACAAAATCAAGTTATTTCTTCTATAAGAGATGTTTTAAAGCTAGTCTGGGAATTGCGGTTCGCAGAGCATAAGATGCTTCTCCTCTCTAGGCAGAGCGGCTCGGGCGGCACATTTCAGTTGTCTTGTGCAGGTCATGAGCTTGCCGGCGTTCTTGCTGGTAAAAGTCTCATTCCTGGTAAAGACTGGTCCTTCCCTTATTATAGAGATCAAGGGTTCCCTATAGGCTTGGGTTGTGATCTCTCTGAGATCTTTGCTTCGTTTCTAGCTCGTACAACTCCAAATCATTCCTCTGCGAGGATGATGCCTTATCACTATTCTCATAAAAAATTGCGTATTTGCTGTCAGTCCAGTGTTGTAGGAACACAGTTTTTACAAGCCGCAGGTCGTGCTTGGGCTGTCAAGCACTCGTCAGCTGATGAAGTTGTCTATGTTTCTGGAGGCGATGGAGCTACATCTCAGGGTGAATTCCATGAAATGTTGAACTTTGTAGCACTACACCAACTGCCTTTAATCACTGTAATCCAAAATAATCATTGGGCAATTTCTGTTCCTTTTGAAGACCAATGTGGAGCCGACCTTGCCAGCTTGGGTCGTTGCCATCAAGGATTAGCTGTCTATGAGGTAGATGGAGGCAACTATACTTCTCTTACAGAAACTTTTTCTCATGCCGTAGATCAAGCGCGTCAACATTCGGTGCCTGCATTGATTTTAATCGATGTGGTTCGCTTGAGCTCTCATAGCAATTCCGATAATCAGGAAAAATACCGCTCCGCTTTAGACCTGAAACTATCCATGGATAAGGATCCCTTAATCCTTCTAGAGAAAGAGGCTATCAATGTTTTTGGTCTGTCTCCCTTTGAAATCGAGGAGATCAAGGCTGAAGCTCAAGAAGAAGTTCGAAAATCTTGTGAGATTGCTGAAGCTCTTCCTTTTCCCTCTAAGGGATCTACAAGCCATGAAGTCTTCTCTCCTTATACCGAGACTCTCATTGATTATGAGAATTCTGAAAGCGCTCAGAATTTGCGTAACTCTGAACCTAAAGTGATGCGTGATGCTATCTCCGAAGCCCTTGTAGAAGAGATGACTCGAGATTCTGGAGTCATTGTCTTTGGTGAGGATGTCGCTGGAGATAAAGGAGGAGTCTTCGGTGTCACCAGGAATTTGACAGAAAAATTCGGACCACAACGGTGTTTCAATTCTCCCTTAGCTGAAGCAACCATTATAGGAACCGCCATAGGCATGGCCTTAGACGGGATTCATAAGCCTGTCGTTGAGATTCAGTTCGCAGATTATATTTGGCCGGGGATCAATCAGCTATTTTCTGAGGCCTCTAGCATCTACTATCGTTCAGCTGGCGAATGGGAAGTTCCTCTGGTAATACGAGCCCCTTCAGGAGGCTATATCCAGGGAGGACCGTACCATTCGCAAAGTATAGAAGGGTTCCTAGCACACTGTCCTGGAATTAAAGTTGCCTATCCTTCTAATGCTGCTGATGCTAAAGCTTTGCTAAAGGCAGCGATTCGAGACCCGAATCCAGTAGTGTTTTTGGAGCATAAGGCCCTCTATCAAAGGCGTATTTTTAGTGCCTGCCCAGTTTTTTCTCATGACTATGTTCTGCCTTTCGGCAAGGCCGCTATTGTTCATCCCGGGAAAGATCTCACGATAGTTTCTTGGGGAATGCCTCTGGTATTGAGTTTAGAGGTTGCTCAGGAATTAGCCTCTCGGGGGATTTCCATAGAAGTTATAGATTTGCGTACTATGGTGCCTTGTGACTTCGCTACGGTTCTAAAATCCTTAGAGAAAACCGGAAGGTTGTTGGTGATTCACGAGGCTTCAGAGTTTTGTGGCTTTGGCAGTGAGCTTGTCGCTACTATGTCGGAACAAGGATACGCTTATTTAGATGCTCCTATCCGTCGTCTTGGTGGGCTTCATGCTCCCGTTCCCTACTCTAAGGTTCTTGAAAACGAAGTGCTTCCTCATAAGGAGTCTATTTTACAAGCCGCGAAAAGTCTCGCAGAATTCTAGGCGATTCTCCAGCTTCTTTCTAGGCCGGGATTTTAATTCAAAAAGAGAGCCCGACACGCTGTTTGTAGAGGTACTTGGGAGATGCTATTTACTGAAACATTAGAGAGTGCGTACTCTTCTTTGGATGCTAATAAAATGCGCACGGATTCTAAAAGAGCAAGATGGCAACAACTCTCCCATGTAGTAAATTCCTCTTGATCTGCGCTGAGGTTATTTAATCCAAAAACTTCTAACTGTACACTTTCAAGATTGTGCTCAATACAGATATCAAAGCATTGCAAATAAGCCAGTACTAAATTAGTAAATGCCTCTTTCATACTAAAATCTTTCAATGTAATTGCGCGGCGCATTTTTTCCTTAATGAGAGTTTCTAATGTAGGGGGATTGATAACAATCAGATGAGAGGTGTACAGTTGCGCGCCCTCTTCTACATCCCAAGGGCCAGAAACGCATGAACCTATAGGCAAGTGTTTTTCTGGAGTGGGAATGTTGTTTTTGATCTTTTCCCAGCAGCTCCTTTGTAAACATGTTGTAACAGCAAACGCTCTTCCTAATGTTGTGGAGAAATCCATGCTAGAATGTGAAGAGATAACAACAGCCCCTGATTTTTTATTTAGAATTTTATCATGAGAAAAATGTCCTTTAAAGCAGTGAAAACGGAATCCAGATTTTTCTTTAGATCTCAGGAGAATACTTGCTAGCTTGTTGGAATACTTACGATCTTCGGGTCTGGTTTCTGGATCTAGAGAGAATAGCTGCTTGAGTAACGAAAAACAAGCCTTAGGATCATACGTAGAGGGATAATGTATATCAGGATTGCAGGTCAGTTTTGTTCTATCGACTTTAGGTAGAGTTGGAGGTAAGGGTATTCCTGGAGCTGGCGCGGGTATTTCTGGAGTTAGTGTGGGTGCTCTTAGAGTTGGTGAGGGTGGAGGAGTGGGGAGTGGCTCAGGAATCTTAGGTTTTTCTAGGTAGTGTATAAAATACAACAACGTAAAAGCAATAAAGACTGCGGTAAGTATGAATAGAGGCACGGTGATCTCTAGGGAACACCCTAGGCAAATGGCAAAAACTCCCCCTAGGCA encodes:
- the lon gene encoding endopeptidase La, with the protein product MDSTTNSDSPILDPNPEDVEKLLDESEEESEDQSTERLLPSELFILPLNKRPFFPGMAAPILIESGPYYEVLKVLAKSSQKYIGLVLTKKENADILKVSFNQLHKTGVAARILRIMPIEGGSAQVLLSIEERIRIIEPIKDKYLKARVSYHADNKELTEELKAYSISIVSVIKDLLKLNPLFKEELQIFLGHSDFTEPGKLADFSVALTTATREELQEVLETTNMHDRIDKALILLKKELDLSRLQSSINQKIEATITKSQKEFFLKEQLKTIKKELGLEKEDRAIDIEKFSERLRKRHVPDYAMEVIQDEIEKLQTLETSSAEYTVCRNYLDWLTIIPWGIQSKEYHDLKKAEIVLNKDHYGLDEIKQRILELISVGKLSKGLKGSIICLVGPPGVGKTSIGRSIAKVLHRKFFRFSVGGMRDEAEIKGHRRTYIGAMPGKMVQALKQSQAMNPVIMIDEVDKIGASYHGDPASALLEVLDPEQNKDFLDHYLDVRVDLSNVLFILTANVLDTIPDPLLDRMEILRLSGYILEEKLQIAKKYLVPKARKEIGLTASEVNFQPEALKYMINNYAREAGVRTLNGNIKKVLRKVALKIVQNQEKPKSKKITFKISSKNLQTYLGKPIFSSDRFYESTPVGVATGLAWTSLGGATLYIESVQVSSLKTDMHLTGQAGEVMKESSQIAWTYLHSALHRYAPGYTFFPKSQVHIHIPEGATPKDGPSAGITMVTSLLSLLLETPVVNNLGMTGEITLTGRVLGVGGIREKLIAARRSRLNILIFPEDNRRDYEELPAYLKTGLKIHFVSHYDDVLKVAFPKLK
- a CDS encoding DUF648 domain-containing protein produces the protein MFLQFFHPIVFSDQSLSFLPYLGKSSGIIEKCSNIVEHYLHLGGDTSVIITGVSGATFLSVDHALPISKSEKIIKILSYILILPLILALFIKIVLRIILFFKYRGLILDVKKEDLKKTLTPDQENLSLPLPSPTTLKKIHALHILVRSGKTYNELIQEGFSFTKITDLGQAPSPKQDIGFSYNSLLPNFYFHSLVSVPNISGEERALNYHKEQQEEMAVKLKTMQACSFVFRSLHLPSMQTKDKKAGFGLLTFFPWKIYPL
- a CDS encoding tRNA threonylcarbamoyladenosine biosynthesis protein TsaB, producing MYFYKYVIIDTSGYYPFLACVDNQQVLEHWSLPVGPDLGIVLEFLFKSKNLSFQGVAVALGPGNFSATRIGISFAQGLAMAKNVPLLGYSSLEGYLLSKDEKKALMLPLGKRGGVLTLSSEIPEEGLNEKRRGVGPGALLSYEEASDYCVAHGYYHVISPNPQLFASSFSDKITVEEVAPSVEQIRRHVISQFMFVEYDKQLSPDYRSYSCIF
- the rpsU gene encoding 30S ribosomal protein S21 → MPSVKVRVGEPVDRALRILKKKIDKEGILKAAKSHRFYDKPSVKKRAKSKAAAKYRSR
- the dnaJ gene encoding molecular chaperone DnaJ; this translates as MDYYSILGISKTASAEEIKKAYRKLAVKYHPDKNPGDAAAEKRFKEVSEAYEVLSDPQKRDSYDRFGKDGPFAGAGGFGGAGGMGNMEDALRTFMGAFGGEFGGGSFFDGLFGGLGEAFGMRSDPAGARQGASKKVHINLTFEEAAHGVEKELVVSGYKSCETCSGQGAVNPQGIKSCERCKGSGQVVQSRGFFSMASTCPECGGEGRIITDPCSSCRGQGRVKDKRSVHVHIPAGVDSGMRLKMEGYGDAGQNGAPSGDLYVFIDVESHPVFERRGDDLILELPIGFVDAALGMKKEIPTLLKTEGSCRLTVPEGIQSGTILKVRNQGFPNVHGKGRGDLLVRISVETPQNLSEEQKELLRTFASTEKAENFPKKRSFLDKIKGFFSDFTV
- a CDS encoding dehydrogenase E1 component subunit alpha/beta, whose translation is MGVVQNQVISSIRDVLKLVWELRFAEHKMLLLSRQSGSGGTFQLSCAGHELAGVLAGKSLIPGKDWSFPYYRDQGFPIGLGCDLSEIFASFLARTTPNHSSARMMPYHYSHKKLRICCQSSVVGTQFLQAAGRAWAVKHSSADEVVYVSGGDGATSQGEFHEMLNFVALHQLPLITVIQNNHWAISVPFEDQCGADLASLGRCHQGLAVYEVDGGNYTSLTETFSHAVDQARQHSVPALILIDVVRLSSHSNSDNQEKYRSALDLKLSMDKDPLILLEKEAINVFGLSPFEIEEIKAEAQEEVRKSCEIAEALPFPSKGSTSHEVFSPYTETLIDYENSESAQNLRNSEPKVMRDAISEALVEEMTRDSGVIVFGEDVAGDKGGVFGVTRNLTEKFGPQRCFNSPLAEATIIGTAIGMALDGIHKPVVEIQFADYIWPGINQLFSEASSIYYRSAGEWEVPLVIRAPSGGYIQGGPYHSQSIEGFLAHCPGIKVAYPSNAADAKALLKAAIRDPNPVVFLEHKALYQRRIFSACPVFSHDYVLPFGKAAIVHPGKDLTIVSWGMPLVLSLEVAQELASRGISIEVIDLRTMVPCDFATVLKSLEKTGRLLVIHEASEFCGFGSELVATMSEQGYAYLDAPIRRLGGLHAPVPYSKVLENEVLPHKESILQAAKSLAEF